One window of the Nicotiana tabacum cultivar K326 chromosome 4, ASM71507v2, whole genome shotgun sequence genome contains the following:
- the LOC107784397 gene encoding uncharacterized protein LOC107784397: protein MGSPSSVTDGFVEFSLDSAHPFYVHSSDSPSSQLVAIPFNGTGFVHRRSSMLTSLSAKNKLGLVTGKVPQPSPNSPYYPYWERCNDMVKAWITNSLTREIAGSVMCLNTAREVWSDINEKFGQSNGSKYIQIQRKISSNSQGSSDIATYFTRMRALWD from the coding sequence ATGGGAAGTCCTTCCTCCGTTACTGATGGTTTTGTTGAGTTCTCTTTGGACTCAGCTCACCCTTTCTACGTTCATTCATCCGATAGTCCTAGTAGTCAGTTAGTTGCTATCCCTTTCAATGGGACTGGTTTTGTACACCGGCGAAGTAGTATGCTCACTTCACTTTCCGCTAAAAATAAACTAGGCTTAGTCACTGGGAAAGTTCCTCAACCTTCGCCCAATTCTCCTTATTATCCTTACTGGGAGCGATGTAATGATATGGTAAAGGCTTGGATTACCAATTCATTGACTAGGGAGATAGCAGGCAGTGTCATGTGTCTCAACACTGCTAGAGAAGTATGGAGTGATATAAATGAAAAGTTTGGACAATCTAATGGATCCAAGTACATTCAAATCCAAAGGAAAATCAGTTCTAACTCACAAGGGTCTTCTGATATTGCCACTTACTTCACCAGAATGAGGGCTCTTTGGGATTAG
- the LOC107784398 gene encoding transcription factor SPEECHLESS-like gives MEGESLSDRFFEDSEFDIFSILEALEGGGVSEFNMSNPTTTTTSDEINGLVSKEEEKKRKLVSQKSTGSSATLQEYSETEADGGATPNSNKRQRVTAVIGGIEEGNNQIETRISHITVERNRRRQMNEHLSVLRSLMPCFYAKRGDQASIIGGVVDYINELQQVLQSLEAKKQRKVYSEVLSPRLAIPSPRVLPSPLSPRKPPLSPKINLPISPRTPQPTSPYKPNNNNNKRLQQPTISATPLEPSPTSSSTNSSIDSANELAANSKSAIADVEVKFSGSNVILKTMSPRIPGQAVKIIAALEELALEILHVSISTIDGTMLNSFTIKIGIECQLSAEELAHQIQQTFC, from the exons ATGGAGGGTGAGAGTTTGTCTGATCGTTTCTTTGAGGATTCTGAATTTGACATCTTTAGTATTTTAGAGGCTTTAGAAGGAGGCGGTGTTTCGGAGTTTAACATGAGTAAccccacaacaacaacaacttcggATGAAATTAATGGTTTAGtttccaaagaagaagagaagaaaaggaagttGGTTTCTCAGAAGTCAACAGGTTCTAGTGCAACTTTACAAGAATACTCAGAGACTGAAGCAGACGGTGGTGCTACACCAAATAGCAATAAGAGACAAAGAGTAACAGCGGTAATTGGTGGGATAGAGGAGGGAAATAACCAAATAGAAACAAGGATTTCTCACATAACAGTTGAAAGGAACCGCAGAAGGCAAATGAATGAACATTTGTCTGTTCTCCGCTCTTTGATGCCTTGTTTTTATGCTAAACGA GGCGATCAAGCATCAATAATTGGTGGGGTAGTGGATTACATAAACGAGCTGCAGCAAGTTTTACAATCATTAGAAGCCAAGAAACAGCGCAAAGTTTACAGTGAAGTTCTAAGTCCAAGACTAGCAATTCCAAGTCCAAGAGTATTACCCTCACCTCTTagtccaagaaagccaccacTTAGCCCCAAAATAAACTTACCGATTAGCCCAAGAACCCCACAACCAACCAGCCCTTATaagcctaataataataataacaaaaggTTACAGCAACCAACAATATCTGCTACTCCACTAGAACCATCTCCTACTTCTTCTTCCACTAATTCCTCCATTGACAGTGCCAATGAACTTGCTGCTAATTCAAAATCAGCAATTGCTGATGTGGAGGTGAAATTCTCCGGCTCTAATGTTATACTGAAGACGATGTCGCCGCGTATTCCTGGCCAAGCTGTGAAGATTATTGCTGCTTTAGAAGAACTCGCACTGGAAATACTACATGTTAGCATCAGTACTATTGATGGAACCATGCTCAACTCTTTCACTATTAAG ATTGGAATTGAATGCCAACTAAGTGCTGAGGAACTGGCTCATCAGATTCAGCAGACATTCTGCTAA